Proteins co-encoded in one Lynx canadensis isolate LIC74 chromosome C1, mLynCan4.pri.v2, whole genome shotgun sequence genomic window:
- the VWA1 gene encoding von Willebrand factor A domain-containing protein 1 isoform X1: protein MLPWTALSLALSLRLALARSGAERGPPASAPQGDLLFLLDSSASVSHYEFSRVREFLGQLVAPLPLGPGALRASLVHVGSRPYTEFPFGQHSSGAAVQDAIRAAAQRMGDTNTGLALAYAKEQLFAEVAGARPGVPKVLVWVTDGGSSDPVGPPMQELKDLGVTVFIVSTGRGNLLELSAAASAPAEDHLHFVDVDDLHIIAQELRGSILDAMQPQQLRASEVTSSSFRLAWPPLLTADSGYYVLELAPSAEPGNVRRQQLPGNATGWAWVSLDPDTDYDVELVPESNVHLVRPQYLRVHTLPEEAGPERIVISHARPRSLRVSWAPALGPAAVLGYHVQFGPLLGGAAQRVEVPAGRNSTTLQGLAPGTAYLVTVTAAFRSGRERALSAKACTPDGERSRAPRPQPPGAGGREP from the exons ATGCTGCCCTGGACGGCGCTCAGCCTGGCCCTGAGCCTGCGGCTGGCGCTGGCGCGGAGCGGCGCCGAACGTG gtCCCCCAGCATCGGCTCCCCAGGGGGACCTGCTGTTTCTGTTGGACAGCTCGGCCAGCGTGTCTCATTATGAGTTTTCCCGAGTTCGGGAGTTTTTGGGGCAGCTGGTGGCCCCACTgcccctgggccctggggctCTGCGTGCCAGCCTGGTGCATGTGGGCAGCCGCCCATACACTGAGTTCCCCTTCGGCCAGCACAGCTCAGGTGCGGCTGTCCAGGATGCCATACGTGCTGCAGCCCAGCGCATGGGCGACACCAACACTGGCCTGGCGCTGGCTTACGCCAAGGAGCAGCTGTTTGCCGAGGTGGCAGGGGCCCGGCCGGGGGTGCCCAAGGTGCTGGTGTGGGTGACAGATGGCGGCTCCAGCGACCCCGTGGGGCCCCCCATGCAGGAGCTGAAGGACCTGGGTGTTACCGTCTTCATCGTCAGTACCGGTCGTGGCAACCTCCTGGAGCTGTCAGCTGCTGCCTCGGCTCCCGCAGAGGATCACCTGCACTTTGTGGACGTGGACGACCTGCACATCATTGCCCAGGAGCTGAGGGGGTCCATTCTTG ACGCCATGCAGCCACAGCAGCTCCGTGCCTCTGAGGTCACGTCCAGCAGCTTCCGCCTGGCCTGGCCGCCCCTGCTGACCGCGGACTCCGGCTACTACGTGTTGGAGCTGGCGCCCAGCGCCGAGCCGGGGAACGTGCGTCGCCAGCAGCTGCCGGGGAACGCCACGGGCTGGGCCTGGGTCAGCCTCGACCCCGACACGGACTACGACGTGGAGCTGGTGCCCGAGTCCAACGTGCACCTCGTGAGGCCGCAGTACCTGCGGGTGCACACGCTGCCGG aggagGCCGGGCCAGAGCGCATCGTCATCTCGCACGCCAGGCCGCGCAGCCTGCGGGTGAGCTGGGCCCCGGCGCTGGGCCCGGCCGCCGTGCTCGGCTACCACGTGCAGTTCGGGCCGCTGCTGGGCGGCGCGGCGCAGCGCGTGGAGGTGCCCGCGGGCCGCAACAGCACCACGCTGCAGGGCCTGGCGCCCGGCACTGCCTACCTGGTGACCGTCACGGCAGCCTTCCGCTCGGGCCGCGAGAGGGCGCTGTCGGCCAAGGCCTGCACGCCCGACGGCGAGCGCAGCCGCGCTCCGCGCCCCCAGCcgccgggggccgggggcagggAGCCGTGA
- the VWA1 gene encoding von Willebrand factor A domain-containing protein 1 isoform X2: MLPWTALSLALSLRLALARSGAERGAEGPGCYRLHRQYRSWQPPGAVSCCLGSRRGSPALCGRGRPAHHCPGAEGVHS, translated from the exons ATGCTGCCCTGGACGGCGCTCAGCCTGGCCCTGAGCCTGCGGCTGGCGCTGGCGCGGAGCGGCGCCGAACGTG GAGCTGAAGGACCTGGGTGTTACCGTCTTCATCGTCAGTACCGGTCGTGGCAACCTCCTGGAGCTGTCAGCTGCTGCCTCGGCTCCCGCAGAGGATCACCTGCACTTTGTGGACGTGGACGACCTGCACATCATTGCCCAGGAGCTGAGGGGGTCCATTCTTG A
- the TMEM240 gene encoding transmembrane protein 240, with the protein MSMSANTMIFMILGASIVMAIACLMDMNALLDRFHNYILPHLRGEDRVCHCNCGRHHIHYVIPYDGDQSVVDASENYFVTDNVTKQEIDLMLGLLLGFCISWFLVWMDGVLHCAVRAWRAGRRYAVSSPDRRVTAWEVAKDDGIPNLPAPKAALPGLFPQTSFLTWETGLQTATYHSTTQTTEELHAPKEPACPVLGGLARCES; encoded by the exons aTGTCCATGAGCGCGAACACCATGATCTTCATGATTCTGGGGGCGTCGATCGTGATG GCCATCGCGTGCTTGATGGACATGAACGCACTGCTGGACCGATTCCACAACTACATCCTCCCGCACCTGCGGGGCGAGGACCGCGTCTGCCACTGCAACTGTGGCCG GCACCACATCCACTACGTAATCCCTTACGACGGGGACCAGTCGGTGGTGGACGCCTCCGAGAACTACTTCGTGACAGACAACGTCACCAAGCAGGAGATCGACCTCATGCTGGGGCTGCTGCTCGGCTTCTGCATCAGCTGGTTCCTGGTGTGGATGGACGGCGTCCTGCACTGCGCCGTGCGCGCCTGGAGGGCCGGCCGGCGCTACG CGGTCTCCTCACCTGACAGACGCGTGACAGCTTGGGAAGTTGCCAAGGATGATGGCATCCCCAACCTCCCCGCACCCAAGGCGGCTCTGCCAGGTTTATTCCCGCAGACCAGCTTTCTCACCTGGGAAACGGGACTGCAGACAGCCACTTACCACTCGACCACTCAGACGACTGAGGAGCTACATGCGCCCAAGGAGCCGGCGTGCCCGGTGCTCGGTGGACTGGCTCGCTGTGAGTCCTGA